One Melitaea cinxia chromosome 20, ilMelCinx1.1, whole genome shotgun sequence DNA segment encodes these proteins:
- the LOC123663645 gene encoding septin-1 yields the protein MSRDLHYELSVEIRNRSAGLSRKCPDDSAAASEWQKELYLIFVDSEKAFDTLRWDSIWSRLQEISILEKIINTTKTLYRNYSSKVTYSGLVSKDIASGVYPTLYHGANNKNPNLVINNILEDLDYADDICLFSNLETPGYVGFANLPNQVHRKSVKKGFEFTLMVVGESGLGKSTLVNSLFLTDLYPERVIPDAIEKTNQTVKLDASTVEIEERGVKLRLTVVDTPGYGDAIDNTDCFRSIIQYIDEQFERFLRDESGLNRRNIVDNRIHCCFYFISPFGHGLKPLDIEFMKQLHNKVNIVPVIAKADCLTKKEVQRLKTRVMEEIEREGIKIYPLPDCDSDEDEDYKEQVRQLKAAVPFAVCGAGQQLEVRGRRVRGRLYPWGVVEVENPDHCDFIKLRTMLITHMQDLQEVTQEVHYENYRSERLARNGQIPKRHTSNESGLSESDSGLTNGSNEDATEREKALREKEAELRRMQEMLEQMQRQMQLQAAAGSGSA from the exons ATGTCTCGTGATCTTCACTATGAACTGTCAGTTGAGATACGCAATAGATCTGCTGGTCTCAGCCGCAAATGCCCTGACGACTCTGCTGCA GCATCAGAATGGCAAAAGGAGTTGTATCTCATCTTTGTAGATTCCGAAAAAGCCTTTGATACGTTGAGATGGGACAGTATCTGGTCCCGCCTACAAGAAATCAGTATCCTCGAGAAAATAATTAACACCACAAAAACTCTGTACAGGAACTACTCTAGTAAAGTCACGTATAGCGGGCTCGTCTCTAAGGACATAGCG AGTGGGGTATACCCCACTCTATACCACGgtgctaataataaaaatccaaATCTGGTTATAAACAACATCCTAGAGGATTTAGATTATGCCGACGACATCTGCCTC TTTTCCAACTTGGAGACACCAGGCTATGTCGGTTTTGCAAATCTACCGAACCAAGTCCATCGAAAATCGGTGAAGAAGGGTTTTGAGTTTACACTAATGGTTGTCGGTGAGAGTGGGCTGGGCAAGTCCACGCTGGTCAACTCTCTTTTCCTCACCGACTTGTACCCTGAAAGAGTTATACCTGACGCTATtg aGAAGACAAATCAAACAGTTAAATTAGACGCTTCGACTGTTGAAATTGAAGAGAGGGGTGTTAAATTGAGGCTGACCGTAGTTGACACACCAGGATATGGAGACGCTATTGACAACACTGATTGTTTTCGG TCGATAATACAATACATCGACGAGCAATTCGAACGCTTCCTACGTGACGAAAGTGGTCTCAACCGCCGTAACATCGTAGACAATCGCATTCATTGCTGCTTTTACTTCATTTCGCCTTTTGGACATGG TTTGAAACCATTGGATATTGAATTTATGAAACAACTCCACAATAAAGTGAACATTGTACCAGTTATTGCGAAAGCTGATTGTCTAACGAAGAAAGAAGTACAACGTCTTAAAACCAGG GTAATGGAAGAAATCGAACGAGAAGGCATCAAGATTTACCCTCTTCCAGATTGTGACAGCGATGAAGATGAAGATTATAAGGAACAG GTGCGGCAGCTGAAGGCGGCGGTGCCGTTCGCGGTGTGCGGCGCGGGCCAGCAGCTGGAGGTGCGCGGGCGCCGCGTGCGCGGCCGCCTGTACCCGTGGGGCGTCGTCGAGGTCGAGAACCCCGACCACTGCGACTTCATCAAGCTGCGGACCATGCTTAT CACGCACATGCAGGACCTTCAGGAAGTGACTCAGGAGGTACACTATGAGAACTACCGCTCGGAGAGGCTCGCACGCAACGGACAAATTCCTAAACGACACAc TTCAAATGAAAGCGGTTTGAGTGAATCTGACTCCGGACTGACGAATGGCTCCAATGAGGACGCCACTGAACGCGAGAAAGCTTTGCGTGAGAAG GAGGCGGAGCTGCGCCGCATGCAGGAGATGCTGGAGCAGATGCAGCGCCAGATGCAGCTGCAGGCCGCCGCCGGCTCCGGCTCCGCATAG